The Archangium primigenium genomic interval TCGTTGAGCACGCGGCGCACGAAGCTGAAGTAGAGCTTCCAGCCCTGGTTGCCCAGGGCCTCGGGGCCCTTGTTCTCCAGGGTGAAGGTGGAGCGGAAGAAGCCCGGCGCGCTCGGGAAGTTCTCCACGACCTGCCACTCCACGGAGAGCGCGGAGGAGGGCGTGGGGACCGGCTCGGGCTGGGGCTCACCGGGCTTGTTGGGCTCCGGGTTGGGAGTCGGCGAGTCTCCGCCAGTACATCCCGAGGCCAGCACCGCCATGATGGGAAGAGACGTCAGAAACCGCTTCATGTTGCCTCCGGCGAACGGATTCACTTCGGTTGTGTGTTCTTGAGACAGAGTTCCCCCAACCCCCGAGGGAGTCTGGCGTTCACCAGACTCCCGGGGCCCTCCCCCACCCTGCGTGTTCGAGGCGTCAGCGCAGCAGCGCGCGCAGCTCGTCGGCCACCCGGTCCGCCGTGGGCCCGATGATGACCTGCACGGAGCCGGCGGCCGGCTTGACCACGCCGCGCGTGCCGAGCCCTCGCAGCGCCGCGTCATCCACGCGCTGATCGTCCACCACCACCAGCCGCAGGCGCGTGGAGCACAGGCCGATGTCCCGGATGTTCGAGGCACCGCCCAGCGCGACGATCATGCCCTGCGCCAGGGTGCGCTCGGGGTTGACGGCCGCGGGAGCGACGGCCGGACCCGCGCGCAGCGCCTCGCGCACCTCGGAGGCCACCTGGTCGGCCTGCGGGCCGATGATGATCTGCACGCTGCCGGGCGCGGGCCGGATGATGCCGCGCGAGCCGAGCACCGAGGCGGCCTTCTCGTCGACGCGGGTGTTGTCCGCCACGTTCAGGCGCAGGCGGGTGGTGCAGGCGTCCACGACCTGGATGTTCGCCGCGCCTCCGAGCGCCTGGATCCAGGCCGCGCCCCGGGACAGGGCGGGCGCGGGCAGCGAGGCGCCATCGGCCGGAGCGGCCGAGGCGAGGTCGTCCTCCTCACGGCCCGGGGTCTTCAGGTTGAAGTGGGAGATGCAGAGGGTGAACAGGCCGTAATAGAGGCCGAAGTACACCGCGCCCACGGGCAGCAGCAGGACGGGGTTGGTGGCCAGCTTGTAGTTGAGCACGTAGTCGAACATGCCCGCCGAGAAGCCGAAGCCCAGCTTCACGTTGAGCACGTCCATGGCCACCATGGACACCCCCGTGAGCACCGCGTGCAGCAGGTAGAGCGGCGGCGCGAGGAACATGAACGCGAACTCGATGGGCTCGGTCACGCCGGTGAGGAAGGACGTGAGCGCCATGGACAAGAGCAGGCCGCCCACCTTGGCGCGGTTGCGCGGCAGGGCCGCCCGGTACATGGCCAGACACGCCGCCGGCAGGCCGAACATCATCACCGGGAAGAAGCCCGCCATCATCGCGCCCGCGGCGGGGTCACCCTTGAAGAAGCGGTTCAGGTCACCCGTGGCGCCGTTGTAGTCCCCGAGGATGAACCACGCGAGGTTGTTGAGGATGTGGTGCAGGCCGGTGACGAGCAAGAGCCGGTTGAACACGCCGTAGAGGAACAGACCCGCCCGGCCCGCGCTGAACACCGCGCGGCTGGCGCTGTCCAGGCCCGACTCGATGAGGGGCCAGCCAAAGCCGAACACCAGCGCCACGCCCAGGCACGCCAGACCCGTGATGATGGGAACGAACCGGCGGCCACCGAAGAAGGCCAGGTACTCCGGCAGCTTGATGTCCTTGAAGCGGTTGTACAGCACCCCCGCGAGCAGGCCGGAGATGATGCCCGTGGGCACGCTGATCTTCGAGGCGAGGCGCGCCTTGTACCCGGACACCGCCAGGTCCTTGGCCGCGCCCACCAGCCCGTCGAGGACCGCGGGCGGCACCTGCACCAGGGCATCCGTGCCCTTGATGACGATGAAGTAGCCCACCGCGCCCGCCAGACCCGCGGCGCCGTGGTTCTCCTTGGCGAAGCCCACCGCCACACCCACGGCGAACAACAGGCCGAGGTTGGCGAAGATGGCGTCTCCCGCCGCCGCGATGAACGAGATGCCGAGCAGATCTGGTTGACCCAGACGCAGCAGCAGGCCCGCGATCGGCAGGACGGCGATGGGCAACATCAA includes:
- the nagE gene encoding N-acetylglucosamine-specific PTS transporter subunit IIBC, whose product is MVSNKFAGVQQLGRALMLPIAVLPIAGLLLRLGQPDLLGISFIAAAGDAIFANLGLLFAVGVAVGFAKENHGAAGLAGAVGYFIVIKGTDALVQVPPAVLDGLVGAAKDLAVSGYKARLASKISVPTGIISGLLAGVLYNRFKDIKLPEYLAFFGGRRFVPIITGLACLGVALVFGFGWPLIESGLDSASRAVFSAGRAGLFLYGVFNRLLLVTGLHHILNNLAWFILGDYNGATGDLNRFFKGDPAAGAMMAGFFPVMMFGLPAACLAMYRAALPRNRAKVGGLLLSMALTSFLTGVTEPIEFAFMFLAPPLYLLHAVLTGVSMVAMDVLNVKLGFGFSAGMFDYVLNYKLATNPVLLLPVGAVYFGLYYGLFTLCISHFNLKTPGREEDDLASAAPADGASLPAPALSRGAAWIQALGGAANIQVVDACTTRLRLNVADNTRVDEKAASVLGSRGIIRPAPGSVQIIIGPQADQVASEVREALRAGPAVAPAAVNPERTLAQGMIVALGGASNIRDIGLCSTRLRLVVVDDQRVDDAALRGLGTRGVVKPAAGSVQVIIGPTADRVADELRALLR